The following nucleotide sequence is from Candidatus Equadaptatus faecalis.
GAAACGCCGGCGGTTTCTTTCCAGTTCAGTATAACCTCTTTCATTTCAGGCCAGCTGCGCAGAAACGCAACCCGGCGTCTCAATTCCGCAGCACCGCGAAGTCCCCTGAAAACCGCGCCCGTCGCCCTGTGAGCCATAACGAGGGCGTGAGACTCCCCCTCGCGTTTGTAAACCGCGTCGCAGAGCATGCATATCAGTTCTGACTGCGTTTCTGCGGAAGGCTCGCTGTATTTTTTGTCAATATCCGCGCCGAGCCTTGCAAGAGTTTTCGGAATGAGGCACAAATCTTTCAAAACACCGCGCGCGGCAAGAACCGAACTGCAGCCCATACCGAGATATTCCTCAAAATCCTCCGGCGCGTAGCAGTCGCCGCTTGCGGAAATCATTTCAGGAAAACGCTCCGCCGCACTACGCACGATTTCCCTGTCCGCCCTGCCTTCGTAACGCTGAGCCTGCGTTCTGCCGTGGATAAAAAGCTGGTCTGCCCCTGCGTTCAGCAGTTTTTCGCAGAAATTCAGAGTTTCCGCGTCTTCCGCACTGCGCCGTATCTTTGCCCACACGGGAAGCCCCGTATCCTTCAGCGAAGCGATTATTTCCGCCGCCTTTTCAGGTTCCTTAAGCAGTGCTGAACCGCTGCCTTTTTTTGTAACTTTCGGCATCGGACATGCCATATTTATCTCAACAGCGTCAAAACGGCGTATTTCAAGCGCAAGCTCCGC
It contains:
- a CDS encoding tRNA-dihydrouridine synthase family protein — translated: MEVCNPIWLAPLAGITYYSVRQFYKQLGAGLVHTEMVSALGLCYKGRKTKELLYGEDEQSPAVLQLFGSNAADVGKGAELALEIRRFDAVEINMACPMPKVTKKGSGSALLKEPEKAAEIIASLKDTGLPVWAKIRRSAEDAETLNFCEKLLNAGADQLFIHGRTQAQRYEGRADREIVRSAAERFPEMISASGDCYAPEDFEEYLGMGCSSVLAARGVLKDLCLIPKTLARLGADIDKKYSEPSAETQSELICMLCDAVYKREGESHALVMAHRATGAVFRGLRGAAELRRRVAFLRSWPEMKEVILNWKETAGVSAD